A segment of the Colletotrichum destructivum chromosome 3, complete sequence genome:
TACATCGTacaccacctccacctcctcctcctcctcctcctcctcctcctcccccagcCCAACAACCCAATAACCTTGATGTTTatttttgtttcttcttcggcgcccCAGAAACCCTGAATCGGACCGGCTGCGATCGGCATGGCGTTGTCTCTCTGGCCGGGAAGGTTGGGAAAGAGTCCAAATGGTTGTCCCCCCGTCTTTTCTAGAAGTGGCATGTTAACATGTTCTGGACTCTCTCGTCTGGACAGCTAACATCATTGTTTTGCGACCGACCACCGTCCTCGATGGCACCCAGGAGGCAACAACCCGACCTTGAGAGCACCTTGTGACGATCTTGGGGGGTTTGCGGGTCACCTAAATTCGCGCACCAGACGATGATCCCGCGGAGTGGAGGCACCGCTCGACCGAGAACCCAGCGTGCATCCAAGGCAGGCGGATGCCGAGATAGGGATAGACACTGGATGGGAGTCGAGATCCACGTGTGCGCATTCATCCAACACGCCGGATGGACCCAGTCAGGTTCGTAAGATATACATAGTAGATGGGCCTTGACTGAGTCAACCAGCCAGTTCCAACCGGCAACCCTTTTCCGACGCTGCCATCGGGCTCTCAGTGCGACTCTGACCgattccccccccccccccaagtggctgctgctcttcctGTGTATGTGTGCGTGCCTCTTTTCTGATCATCGTCAGAACCAGGACTGAGTCGATTCTTGACGGGACATTGTGATGTTCAGTCAATCGAGATTGCCCCCCAGTCCCCAACTAAATTCCGACTCGCGTTGAAAGAGCCTATATGTCCGTAGGCAACCAGTAAATGAACTGCGTATCCGTCTAAATTACATGACTTGAAGAAATATGACCAAACAATGGGATATATCAGCCATCTCACCAACCCTTTGACACGTCTTCACGCAGTTAAGTTGCCGCAGATGGATGCAATTGTTGATGGTGTACATCGTAGACAACAGACATGGATCAGATCAACCTGATGGACGATGGCCTCAACCATGACTTCACTTGACATGATTGGCGCGTCGTCTTAATCTGAACTCCGCCGATGGAACGATGGAACATTGTGCCTGGAGCCCGGGGTCAACCCGTCCGTGTGCCTGCGGTGTCCGGACGAGAAtcgggcggcgggctgccTCTACCGAGACCGGCGGGCTCTTCGAGAAGCGCAAGAGGCGGCAGTTGGATACGTCACCTGTCGGCCATTTCAACCGTCGTGTCGCTTTCCAATCTTGACTTGAGAtgcgtcttcttcttcttctctacACGAGTAGCCGCTTTCCAATCTACAGACCACCTTCTAACATCTCGGTTGGAGAACCTAACTACCCATTTTCCCAGCGTCTcccatcgtcatcttctcccTGGCTCCAAGTCCGCCAtctgcctcggcctcgaaaGGGCATGTCTCGGCATATCCAGCCATATGAGAAGAAACATTCCATGAGTTGGCACAGTCCAGCTGCACCGGTGATTTTAAGGCTTTTGTTTCCGGCCTGATTTTGATCTCCACCAAAGATTCGGACAACACTTGGGCGGTGTACCCCATCTGCTGCGAGTGTTTGGAATGGTATTTCCTTCTCTCAGTGTGTTTTTTTAATACAAAGATTGAGGAACAAAACAGGAATCTCCGACTATGAAATTCTCTCTGGTTTTAGTGTGATACAGATGCCGCGACATTTTCATATCCTTCCCCCAGTGTCTACCAACAAGCGTCCGCATCGGCATAACCGCAGAGATGGATAGGAGCAGCAAACATACCGACGCATGCCGTCGGAGTACGAATCGGAGTGAACACCACAACTGTTCCCGAGGCTCAGTTGCTCCACAAATCTCGGGGGTGAAATAGCTTCTGTAACCGTGGCTCGCTCGCTTTCGGTTCAAAGATGAGGGGAAGTTGAGAGTAGAGCTACTCACACTTGTCGAGAACTCAAGGTTCAATTATCACCCTGCGTTTAAGCATTGACACCCGGGCTTTTGAATTTTTACAGGCCCTCGATTTTATCCATCTCATCCATCATGTCTCAATCTCACGACAAGTCAACAGTGGTCACCCTGGCCGAGTACCTTTTCGCCCGCTTACACCAGCTCGGCGTAGGCGCCATCCACGGCGTTCCCGGCGACTTCAACCTGCGTCTCCTGGACTTCGTCGAGCCCGCGGGGCTCCAATGGGTCGGCAACACCAACGAGCTCAACGCCGGCTACGCCGCGGACGGGTACGCCCGCATCAAGGGCATCGGCGCCCTCATCACGACCTCCGGTGTCGGCGAGCTCTCGgccatcaacgccatcgccggcgcctACGCCGAGCGTGCCGCCGTCGTTCACATCGTCGGCACTCCCTCCCGTGCCGTCCAGGACGGCCGGCTCATGTTCCACCACGGCTTCAACGACGGCGAGTACGGCCGCTTCGCCAAGATGCACGCCCACGTCACCGTCGCCCAGGCGGACCTGCGCCAcgcgccctcggccccggAGCAGGTCGACCGCGTGCTGAGGGAGTGCCTCGTCCAGAGCCGGCCCGTCTACATCCAACTGCCCCAGGACCTGGTGGAtgccgccgtctcggccgacaGGTTGCAGTCACCCATCCGAGTTCCGGGCCATGAGGCGACTCCGGCGATCGAGAACGCCCTGGCAGCGGTGTTGGACAAGATCTACAAGGCGAAGCAGCCGCTCAttctcgtcgacggggaGGTGAGACCGCTGGGCATTGTCGATGAGGTCCATCAACTGGTCGCATCGACCGGGTGGCCGACCTGGACGAGCGGTTTCGGAAAGTCtttcgtcgacgagacgcTGCCGAACGTCCACGGCATCTACTCGGGCAAGTTTGCCGCAGAGACCGCGAGGACGTTCTTCGAGAGCGCGGATCTCGTCTTGTGTTTCGGGCCTCACTTCAGCTCGACAAACACCTCCCTCTTCACCACCATCCCGAGGACAGACATCTCGGTGCTCTTCTACGACAACCAGGTAAAGGTGGCCGGCGAGCTCTTCCGGGACGTGTCCGCCAAGGGCCTGCTCGCTTCACTTCTTCAAACCCTGGACACGTCGAAAACACACCGGTACGATCCTTATCCATCCCTCCCACGAGACTATAGCATCGCCTTCTCGGACGTCTctgccgaggagaagatcaaCCACTCCAAGTTCTGGCGTCTCGCGGCCAACATCCTCCGCCCGGGGGACATCATCCTCGGGGAGACGGGCACATCCGGCCACGGCTGTCGCGTGCTGGCCCTGCCGCCCCATACGAGGCTGTTCTCACCGGCCACCTGGCTGTCCATCGGATACATGCTCCCGGCCGCCCagggcgccgccctcgcgcaGCGGGAGCTCATCCGGTCGGGCCGGTACCACGGCATCGAGGACGCGCGCACGatcctcttcatcggcgacggcagcttTCAGATGACGGCCCAGGAGATGTCGACCATCATCCGCCAcagcctcgacgtcgtcgtcttcctcgtcaacaacgaCGGTTACACGATCGAGCGGTGCATCCACGGCCTGGCGCAGCCCTacaacgacgtcgccgctTGGAGGTATCTGCAGGCGCCCGGCTTCTTCGGGGCCGACGCGGCGGAGACGTATAccgggtcggcgaggacTTGGGGAGAGCTGGAAGCGGTGTTTCAAGAGAAGAGATTCCTGCGTGGTAAGGGGCTGAGCATGGTCGAGGTCTTCATGGACCGCGACGACGTGCCCGAGGGCTTGCTTTCCGACCTTCTAAAGCGGGAAAAAGGACGCATCTCGTCTCTTGATCAGCACTTGTGACGCGGGTCTTGAACGCATGGCCGCCTGTTGTTCGAGGGGTCTACCTACTGTCTTGTTAGATTATGCAAGTCACTGATGTCTTTTGCTCACTCATCGCCACAGTCAGCGACATCTTTCACTCGCTTAGTGCTACAGTTAGTGATATCTCACATTACTTGAGTGAGTAAAATCTTCATCTTCACTTAATATCTCAGTTGACGTTGTTTTCAAGATTGCCTGACTGACTCATGATAGAGTGAATGGCATCTCACAATGTTAGAATATTCGTTTCTTTACGGTGACTTACTGCTTCACTCCGTAGCATGCTCTACTCGGTCACTACTGTAGTTGAAGACCCTCATAACTCGCTTTCTTAACCCAGCAACTTATTAGGCTCACTGACTGTGATAGATGGATCAACAACTGGAAGATTTGTGTATTATAAGTGTGAGTATCACTTTTGTTCTGCCTCGAGCCCAAGTCACTCGTCCCAATCAATATGTCTCCCATCCGTTAACGAAAGTAACTCACGCGCCAAACACCAAGCCAACCCCCATCATGATCATGTCATTGCTTATCAATTGCCACAATACACCCCTCATTTTCCGGGCTTCTTCGAAGGCTTCTTCGAAGGCTGCCTCGAAGGCTGCTTCGGAACTGGGTTCGAAACTATGTTCGGACGAGTCACTTTGGTTTCCTTTAGCTTGCGTGCCGCCTCCTCCTTTGCGTTATTCGCCTTGcgcgccgtctcctccttggcAGTCCTCAGCTTCTCGTCGCGGAGCTGTTGCTCCCTTAGcttgcgcgccgcctcctcattgcttgtcttcgtcttctGGTCGCGAAGTTGTTGTTCTCTTAGCTTGCGCGCCGCTTCCTCATTGcttgtcttcgtcttctGGTCGCGGAGCTGTTGCTCTCTTAGCTttcgcgccgcctcctcacTGCTTGTTTTCGTCTTCTGGTCACGGAGCTGTTGCTCCCTTAGCTTGCGCGCCGCTTCCTCATTGcttgtcttcgtcttctGGTCACGGAGCTGTTGCTCTCTTAGCTttcgcgccgcctcctcacTGCTTGTCTTCAGCTTCTCGTCGCGGAGCTGTTGCTCTCTTAGCttccgcgccgcctcctcatTGCTTGTTTTCGTCTTCTGGTCACGGAGCTGTTGCTCCCTTAGCTTGCGCGCTGCCTCCTCAGTGCTTGTCTTCAGCTTCTGGTCGCGGAGTTGTTGTTCTCTTAGCTTGCGTGCTGCCTCCTCAGTGCTTGTCTTCAGCTTCTGGTCGCGGAGCTGTTGTTCTCTTAGCTTGCGCGCTGCCTCCTCAGTGCTTGTCTTCAGCTTCTCGTCGCGGAGCTGTTGCTCTCTTAGCTTGCGTGCTGAATCCTCCTTGATAGTCTTCAGCTCCTGGGCGCGGAGCTGGTCCCTCAGCTTCGAATCACGGAGAAGCCGGTCCTGTTGCTTCCTGATCTCATTCAGGCGGTCCTTATCGTTCAGGCCCAGCAACCGTAGGTTCTCTCTTTCGAGCTCGCGCTGATACTGTTTCTCACTCTTGCTCAAGCCCTGCAGCTGCAGTCTGTCAAGCTCAACCAGCCTCTGGTTCACATCCAAGCGCAGCAGACgctccttctccgtctcgggaCAGGCCAAATACCGCAGCCTGTCGATCTCAAGCTGCCTATCCACTTCGTTCAGGTTCAGCAGCCTCTTTCTATCCGCCTCGTTCAGATCCTGTAACCACAGTCTGC
Coding sequences within it:
- a CDS encoding Putative thiamine pyrophosphate enzyme, TPP-binding, thiamine pyrophosphate enzyme, central; translation: MSQSHDKSTVVTLAEYLFARLHQLGVGAIHGVPGDFNLRLLDFVEPAGLQWVGNTNELNAGYAADGYARIKGIGALITTSGVGELSAINAIAGAYAERAAVVHIVGTPSRAVQDGRLMFHHGFNDGEYGRFAKMHAHVTVAQADLRHAPSAPEQVDRVLRECLVQSRPVYIQLPQDLVDAAVSADRLQSPIRVPGHEATPAIENALAAVLDKIYKAKQPLILVDGEVRPLGIVDEVHQLVASTGWPTWTSGFGKSFVDETLPNVHGIYSGKFAAETARTFFESADLVLCFGPHFSSTNTSLFTTIPRTDISVLFYDNQVKVAGELFRDVSAKGLLASLLQTLDTSKTHRYDPYPSLPRDYSIAFSDVSAEEKINHSKFWRLAANILRPGDIILGETGTSGHGCRVLALPPHTRLFSPATWLSIGYMLPAAQGAALAQRELIRSGRYHGIEDARTILFIGDGSFQMTAQEMSTIIRHSLDVVVFLVNNDGYTIERCIHGLAQPYNDVAAWRYLQAPGFFGADAAETYTGSARTWGELEAVFQEKRFLRGKGLSMVEVFMDRDDVPEGLLSDLLKREKGRISSLDQHL